In the genome of Candidatus Taylorbacteria bacterium, one region contains:
- a CDS encoding type II secretion system protein — protein MKNDNPSERQPDPSDRIIRAERFILAGTLVRAEAKSKINGVKGGLTPYTLHLTPSRGFTLIEMIVSVTLFIVVMVIAATAILSITSANRKSQSTKVAVDNLSFALENMTRHIRVGTSYSCDGTPGNHTNATYAGVTGCSEFSFMYKNPALPGSDAYKISYKFDVNKKDIQVMDGKYNNIEWDSLTGSDLVIDTTLSKFYVEGAKPFALSTPPSDTLQPHVIILIKGTAGGTNPKERTDFNLQASVTQSTPDF, from the coding sequence ATGAAAAATGACAACCCGTCCGAACGCCAGCCCGACCCTTCCGACCGAATCATCCGGGCGGAAAGATTTATTCTGGCGGGGACACTCGTCCGGGCGGAAGCAAAATCTAAAATAAACGGTGTAAAGGGGGGGCTAACACCTTACACCTTACACCTTACACCTTCCCGCGGCTTCACCCTCATCGAGATGATTGTCTCCGTCACGCTCTTTATCGTGGTCATGGTAATTGCCGCGACCGCGATTTTAAGCATCACGAGCGCCAATCGCAAATCGCAATCAACAAAAGTGGCTGTGGACAACCTTAGCTTCGCTTTGGAAAACATGACGAGGCATATCCGAGTGGGGACAAGCTATAGTTGTGATGGCACTCCAGGCAATCATACAAATGCCACTTATGCAGGGGTAACAGGATGCAGTGAGTTTAGTTTTATGTATAAAAATCCAGCTCTACCTGGCTCGGATGCCTACAAGATTAGTTATAAATTTGACGTAAACAAAAAGGATATTCAAGTCATGGATGGGAAATATAATAATATTGAATGGGATTCCCTCACAGGCAGTGATTTAGTGATAGATACCACTCTCTCAAAGTTTTATGTCGAAGGGGCAAAGCCTTTCGCCTTGTCAACTCCGCCAAGTGACACGCTACAACCACATGTAATCATACTAATAAAAGGCACCGCAGGAGGGACAAATCCAAAAGAGAGAACCGATTTTAACTTGCAGGCGTCCGTGACGCAAAGCACACCAGATTTCTAA